One Silurus meridionalis isolate SWU-2019-XX chromosome 10, ASM1480568v1, whole genome shotgun sequence genomic window carries:
- the dldh gene encoding dihydrolipoyl dehydrogenase, mitochondrial, producing the protein MQSWNQLYRTLASRGQHLPCKLHRATSLSLRTYSDKAAIDADVTVVGSGPGGYVAAIKAAQLGFKTVCVEKNDTLGGTCLNVGCIPSKALLNNSYLYHLAHGKDFESRGIEIQGISLNLEKMMAQKSGAVKALTGGIAHLFKQNKVTHVNGFGTVTGKNQVTAKTADGGDQVINTKNILIATGSEVTPFPGIEIDEDTIVSSTGALSLKKVPEDLIVIGAGVIGVELGSVWHRLGSKVTAVEFLGHVGGMGIDMEISKNFQRILQKQGMKFKLTTKVMGATRRPDGKIDVAVEAAAGGKNETLTCDVLLVCVGRRPYTSDLGLENVGIELDNRGRIPVNNRFQTKVPSIFAIGDVVAGPMLAHKAEDEGIICVEGMAGGAVHIDYNCVPSVIYTHPEVAWVGKNEEQLKEEGVPYKIGKFPFAANSRAKTNADTDGLVKVLSHKETDRMLGAHILGSGAGEMINEAALAMEYGASCEDVARVCHAHPTVSEAFREANLAASFGKAINF; encoded by the exons ATGCAGAGCTGGAACCAGCTTTATCGTACCCTTGCATCG CGAGGCCAGCACCTGCCTTGCAAACTGCACAGAGCCACATCATTGTCTCTGAGAACATATTCAGACAAAGCTGCAA ttgATGCTGATGTCACGGTGGTGGGCTCTGGGCCTGGAGGGTATGTCGCTGCCATCAAAGCTGCACAGCTTGGTTTCAAG acagtgtgtgtggagaagaaTGACACTCTCGGAGGCACCTGCTTAAACGTGGGCTGCATCCCATCAAAG GCCCTGTTAAACAACTCTTATCTGTATCACTTGGCACATGGAAAGGATTTTGAAAGCAGAGGTATTGAAA TCCAAGGAATTTCACTAAACTTGGAGAAGATGATGGCACAGAAGAGTGGGGCTGTAAAAGCTTTGACAGGAGGCATTGCACACTTGTTTAAACAGAATAag GTTACACATGTCAACGGGTTTGGAACTGTAACTGGGAAAAATCAGGTCACTGCAAAGACTGCTGATGGTGGTGACCAAGTCATCAACACCAAAAACATCCTCATTGCTACAGGATCAGAGGTCACTCCGTTTCCAGGCATCGAG ATTGATGAAGACACTATAGTATCCTCTACAGGAGCTCTGTCCCTGAAGAAGGTCCCAGAGGATCTCATTGTTATTGGAGCTGGAGTTATTGGAGTGGAGCTG GGATCAGTGTGGCACAGACTGGGCTCCAAAGTGACAGCAGTGGAATTTCTGGGCCATGTTGGCGGGATGGGCATTGATATGGAGATCTCTAAGAATTTCCAGCGCATTTTGCAAAAACAGGGCATGAAGTTTAAGCTGACTACCAAAGTTATGGGTGCTACCAGGAGGCCTGATGGAAAGATCGATGTGGC AGTGGAGGCTGCTGCAGGAGGCAAGAACGAGACGCTGACTTGCGATGTGCTCCTGGTGTGTGTCGGCCGGCGCCCTTACACAAGCGACCTAGGTCTTGAGAATGTTGGTATTGAGCTGGACAACCGTGGCAGGATACCAGTCAACAACCGCTTCCAGACCAAAGTGCCCAG TATTTTTGCCATTGGTGATGTGGTGGCTGGTCCCATGCTGGCACACAAAGCAGAAGACGAAGGTATAATTTGTGTTGAGGGAATGGCAGGAGGAGCCGTTCATATAGACTACAACTGTGTTCCGTCTGTCATCTACACACACCCTGAAGTCGCTTGGGTCGGTAAGAATGAGGAGCAGCTTAAGGAAGAG GGCGTCCCATACAAAATTGGCAAATTTCCCTTTGCTGCTAACAGCAGAGCAAAGACTAATGCTGATACAGACGGCCTGGTGAAGGTCCTGAGTCACAAGGAGACGGACAGAATGCTGGGAGCACACATTCTTGGATCA GGAGCTGGTGAGATGATCAATGAGGCTGCACTTGCAATGGAATATGGAGCATCGTGTGAGGATGTTGCGAGGGTCTGCCATGCCCACCCT ACTGTTTCAGAGGCCTTCAGAGAAGCCAATCTTGCTGCTTCATTTGGAAAAGCTATTAATTTCTAA
- the si:dkey-42p14.3 gene encoding EF-hand calcium-binding domain-containing protein 10: MSTPREEEAAHYLENHKILELMNNLTSMLFYYRPEHPKEFLITQLEQMQASKLQATSCPCLFDDSNLDAVCGILDPINQGFISYNQYREAMKTLGIHHFNECPEGLGNDKISHETFKQEAKECFLKTAATFQL, encoded by the exons ATGTCAACACCGCGGGAGGAAGAGGCTGCCCATTACCTCgaaaatcataaaatattagAACTCATGAATAACTTAACTAGCATGCTCTTCTATTACAGACCAG aaCATCCAAAGGAATTCCTGATTACCCAACTTGAGCAAATGCAAGCATCAAAGCTTCAGGCCACAAGTTGCCCGTGTTTGTTTGATGATTCCAACcttgatgcagtgtgtggtatCCTTGATCCTATAAACCAAGGGTTCATATCTTACAACCAATATAGAGAGG CAATGAAAACACTTGGTATCCATCACTTCAACGAATGTCCCGAGGGTCTAGGAAATGACAAAATATCACACGAGACATTCAAACAAGAAGC aaaGGAGTGCTTTCTGAAAACTGCAGCCACATTCCAGCTGTAG